The following proteins are encoded in a genomic region of Leptospira fainei serovar Hurstbridge str. BUT 6:
- a CDS encoding metallophosphoesterase has translation MSQIRYIVVSDVHFGAYNSLLTNIEEVPGATPSKRFPVNALKTSPALKNLMESLKKIVTSVNKIGKPPQFILLGDILELALGGMNDAAMTFERFLECAYTTAKPIFSDQLLYIPGNHDHHLWETAREKQYVDYIAALKPRDHIADSWHTTKMVEPDFILSDLLTGILRRNPRLKQAKALIAYPNYEIRTKSSGKSIILSHGNFLENIYSLMSSIQRVLLPEMDAVTKSKAPATFWVKLKNKFPFQSKPEPNKPESIYDLERENFAWIDFFWSTLGRSGKVGKGIGLVYDMLQDSKAVGRLSANVSEYLLRNLSILPFLKSLVRHALSFFLQRIILKVGQSERGMSDEVLSQEVIQNLDVYLDTVLPYQWGLETKREFPKEYSFIFGHTHKPFESYSRDLGLDKRSARIYNTGGWVVDTIKEMRSHGGAILLIDEEMNIVSFHAYKESDLKPSFHRLKDDANPLYDSLIQKVDLSSGIFKKLSESFHKEIELRRKMLKTRVDE, from the coding sequence ATGAGCCAAATTCGTTATATAGTAGTTTCTGATGTTCATTTTGGAGCTTATAATAGCCTCCTCACTAATATTGAGGAGGTCCCCGGAGCTACACCGAGTAAACGATTTCCGGTTAACGCGTTAAAAACTTCTCCCGCTCTCAAAAATCTAATGGAGAGCTTAAAAAAGATCGTCACTTCAGTTAACAAAATCGGTAAACCCCCCCAGTTTATCCTGCTGGGGGACATTCTTGAATTGGCATTGGGAGGGATGAACGACGCTGCTATGACTTTCGAGCGTTTTTTAGAATGTGCGTATACGACTGCGAAACCGATTTTTTCCGACCAACTATTATATATTCCAGGTAATCACGATCACCATCTCTGGGAGACTGCGAGAGAAAAACAGTACGTAGATTACATTGCTGCCCTGAAACCCCGCGACCATATAGCGGACTCTTGGCATACCACTAAGATGGTCGAACCGGATTTCATTCTTTCAGACCTACTTACCGGGATATTACGACGGAATCCCCGTTTGAAACAAGCTAAAGCTCTGATCGCTTATCCGAATTACGAAATTCGAACAAAGAGCAGCGGCAAATCAATTATACTGAGCCACGGAAATTTCTTAGAAAACATCTATTCGTTGATGAGTTCCATCCAAAGAGTACTTCTCCCGGAGATGGATGCAGTTACGAAATCAAAAGCGCCGGCTACTTTCTGGGTAAAGCTCAAAAATAAATTCCCATTTCAAAGCAAACCCGAGCCGAACAAGCCGGAATCAATCTACGATCTTGAGCGTGAGAACTTCGCTTGGATCGATTTCTTTTGGTCCACATTGGGCAGATCCGGTAAAGTAGGCAAAGGAATCGGGTTAGTTTATGATATGCTACAGGATTCGAAAGCGGTCGGCAGATTATCGGCAAACGTATCGGAATATCTACTTCGAAACCTGAGTATACTTCCTTTTCTGAAATCACTCGTCCGACACGCGTTATCTTTTTTTCTTCAAAGAATCATCCTTAAAGTCGGACAAAGCGAACGTGGAATGTCGGACGAGGTACTCAGCCAAGAAGTAATACAAAACCTTGACGTATACTTGGATACGGTTCTTCCGTATCAGTGGGGACTCGAAACGAAACGCGAGTTCCCGAAAGAATATTCTTTTATCTTCGGACACACTCATAAACCGTTCGAATCTTATTCTCGAGATCTAGGTTTAGATAAACGATCAGCTCGAATTTACAATACCGGAGGCTGGGTAGTGGATACGATTAAGGAAATGCGTTCCCACGGCGGAGCAATTCTCTTAATCGACGAAGAAATGAATATCGTTTCATTTCATGCTTATAAGGAAAGCGATCTAAAACCTTCCTTTCATCGGTTAAAAGACGACGCGAATCCTTTATATGATTCCTTAATTCAAAAGGTCGATCTTTCTTCCGGCATTTTCAAAAAACTTTCCGAGTCCTTTCATAAAGAAATCGAATTACGCAGAAAGATGTTAAAGACCCGAGTGGACGAGTAA
- a CDS encoding sterol desaturase family protein, which translates to MRFTCELSWDCVGGFALYQLMMNFVRYYPIAGLAFLIFWVWKKGYFQRFRIQSTFPKKERLIFEIKQSAVTLFMFCAISVTVFTLSRLGYLQRKVYYDFSLHGGWFYAIFTYVVITIWHETWFYWMHRLVHLKSIYPYVHSVHHKSVNPSPLAAYNFHWAEAFLEGVYIVPIICFLPVYYYVVLFHTFYAMIMNIWWHLGYELFPQGWAGHRILKWINTSSHHNMHHQKFHGNYSLYFNFWDRIMGTNFPDYESYYESVIRKRSDVGETEAPLKISTTGGIT; encoded by the coding sequence ATGAGGTTTACTTGCGAACTGAGTTGGGATTGCGTCGGAGGATTTGCGCTTTATCAGCTGATGATGAATTTTGTTCGCTATTATCCTATTGCGGGTCTAGCTTTCTTAATATTCTGGGTTTGGAAGAAAGGTTATTTTCAACGTTTTCGCATACAATCGACGTTCCCCAAAAAAGAACGCCTTATTTTCGAAATAAAGCAATCCGCGGTGACTCTGTTCATGTTTTGCGCCATCTCCGTTACGGTCTTTACGCTGTCCCGACTAGGCTACCTCCAAAGAAAGGTATATTATGATTTTTCATTGCATGGCGGCTGGTTCTACGCGATTTTTACGTACGTAGTCATTACGATTTGGCATGAAACTTGGTTTTATTGGATGCACCGATTGGTCCATTTAAAATCCATTTATCCGTATGTTCATTCCGTTCATCATAAATCCGTAAACCCTTCTCCTTTAGCAGCTTATAATTTTCATTGGGCGGAGGCGTTTTTAGAGGGAGTTTATATCGTTCCTATCATTTGTTTTTTACCCGTATACTATTACGTAGTTTTATTTCATACGTTTTACGCAATGATAATGAATATTTGGTGGCATCTAGGATACGAACTTTTTCCACAGGGTTGGGCCGGCCATCGGATCTTAAAATGGATCAACACGTCGTCTCACCATAATATGCATCATCAGAAATTTCACGGGAACTATAGCTTGTATTTTAATTTTTGGGATAGAATCATGGGGACGAATTTTCCCGATTACGAATCCTATTACGAGTCTGTGATTCGAAAAAGGAGTGATGTCGGCGAGACGGAAGCCCCCTTAAAAATTTCGACGACAGGGGGGATTACATGA
- the rpsG gene encoding 30S ribosomal protein S7 — protein sequence MSRRRGKVEPRKIQPDSVYSDAHIAKFINCLMVDGKKSVAERLFYDALELIQKKTGNDPYVTFKEALENVKPQVEVKSRRVGGVTYQVPIEVRPERRLALGIRWLIRYSRDRNEKGMANKLAAEFIEAQKGTGSAIKKKEDIRKMADANKAFSHYRW from the coding sequence ATGTCCAGAAGAAGAGGAAAAGTCGAGCCCCGCAAAATTCAGCCTGATTCGGTTTACAGCGACGCTCATATTGCAAAATTCATTAACTGTCTTATGGTAGACGGAAAGAAATCCGTAGCAGAGAGACTATTTTACGACGCACTCGAGTTGATTCAGAAGAAGACCGGAAATGATCCGTATGTAACTTTTAAAGAAGCTCTCGAAAACGTAAAACCACAGGTGGAAGTAAAATCACGCCGCGTGGGTGGTGTTACTTACCAAGTTCCTATCGAAGTTCGCCCCGAGCGTCGATTGGCTCTGGGAATTCGCTGGCTCATTCGTTATTCCAGAGACAGAAACGAAAAGGGAATGGCAAATAAGTTAGCGGCAGAATTCATCGAAGCCCAAAAAGGCACAGGTTCCGCTATCAAGAAGAAGGAAGATATCCGCAAAATGGCGGACGCAAACAAGGCGTTCAGCCACTACCGCTGGTAA
- the rpsL gene encoding 30S ribosomal protein S12, whose product MPTISQLIRHGRKKQKNKSKSPALKSSPQRRGVCTRVTTFTPKKPNSAMRKVARVRLTTGIEVTAYIPGEGHNLQEHNVVLIRGGRVKDLPGVRYHIIRGTLDTLGIDKRRKSRSKYGTKKPKA is encoded by the coding sequence ATGCCTACAATTAGCCAACTTATACGCCACGGCAGGAAGAAACAGAAGAACAAATCTAAATCTCCTGCTCTTAAGAGTAGCCCCCAACGTAGGGGGGTTTGCACAAGGGTGACTACGTTCACTCCTAAAAAACCGAACTCAGCTATGAGAAAAGTCGCAAGGGTGCGTCTTACAACCGGAATCGAAGTAACCGCTTACATTCCTGGTGAGGGACATAACTTGCAAGAACACAACGTTGTTCTGATCCGTGGTGGAAGGGTCAAAGACTTACCAGGGGTTCGTTATCATATTATCCGCGGTACCTTAGACACACTTGGTATCGACAAACGTCGCAAAAGCCGTTCTAAATACGGAACGAAAAAACCTAAGGCGTAA